One window of Triplophysa rosa linkage group LG10, Trosa_1v2, whole genome shotgun sequence genomic DNA carries:
- the LOC130560709 gene encoding protein FAM161A-like isoform X1: MRGINDIGRRKEAERCSSRTHSYKATILQKIQEQQRKQHLSMTPILRTEMLLPSELQALFGEEKDYSCSLTDIVQSTESCAVSHLQRQVLSNQEYYTKLQGLKREHTRNIAELEKLYLNQLAPGQNERQLVSSREQVELTQVGSKVSAVLLKSGVSNLNLKQSPQNSFEELKKSSCSQQKPFHNQVKDRTWDTSDSLRQNSKITVPKPFHMMLREEERKRRNMKTRSVMALENERLRRELDELKECGKKFRAKPAPVSTYTTFCDFNKRPNKHQNNPTDQGHHGNQRGTQYSAPPIPQKPFSFIEREQKKKEKKLADEINNLTAKEERKIFKARPGPKSLYRSSSPNYQMYKAESLNTIQRQNRRRSTLPPSILEDTLQEGENVDEEYPNEFSIWKWKTKGMLQVEEELERKRNRERDWSYIHPLRRASFSHSQELTHTCKSDYISV, translated from the exons ATGAGAGGAATTAATGACATTGGCAGAAGAAAGGAAGCAGAGAGATGCAGTTCAAGAACACATTCATATAAAGCTACTATATTACAGAAGATTCAAGAGcagcaaagaaaacaacatcTTAGTATGACCCCAATACTGCGCACTGAGATGCTGCTGCCGAGTGAACTTCAGGCATTGTTTGGAGAGGAAAAGGATTATTCTTGTTCATTGACTGATATTGTTCAAAGCACAGAG TCATGTGCAGTGTCTCATCTGCAGAGACAGGTGTTGTCCAACCAGGAATACTACACCAAATTACAAGGACTGAAGAGAGAACACACGCGAAACATCGCTGAGCTGGAGAAACTGTACCTGAACCAGCTCGCACCTGGTCAGAACGAAAGACAGCTCGTGTCCAGCCG TGAACAGGTGGAACTCACGCAGGTTGGCAGCAAGGTGTCAGCGGTCCTTCTGAAGAGTGGTGTATCTAATCTGAATTTAAAG CAGAGTCCACAGAACTCCTTTGAGGAGCTCAAAAAGTCATCCTGCTCTCAACAGAAACCATTTCACAATCAGGTGAAGGACAGGACCTGGGACACTTCAGACAGCCTGAGACAGAATTCCAAAATAACCGTTCCCAAACCGTTTCACATGATGCTACGCGAGGAGGAGCGAAAGCGACGTAACATGAAAACTCGCTCCGTGATGGCGCTAGAAAACGAAAGGCTGAGGAGAGAACTGGATGAGCTGAAAGAATGCGGCAAAAAGTTTCGGGCTAAACCGGCCCCCGTCTCAACTTACACGACTTTCTGTGACTTCAATAAACGCCCAAATAAGCATCAAAACAATCCGACCGATCAGGGTCACCATGGAAACCAGCGAGGCACCCAATACAGTGCCCCTCCCATCCCCCAGAAACCATTTAGCTTTATCGAAagagagcaaaagaaaaaagagaaaaaattaGCGGATGAAATAAACAACCTGACAGccaaagaagagagaaagatattcaaAGCCAGGCCGGGGCCGAAGTCTCTATATAGGTCAAGCTCACCAAACTACCAGATGTACAAGGCAGAAAGTCTGAACACAATACAGCGACAGAATCGTAGACGCTCGACACTGCCCCCTAGCATCCTGGAGGACACGCTGCAGGAAGGAGAGAACGTTGATGAGGAGTATCCCAATGAATTTTCCATCTGGAAATGGAAGACCAAGGGTATGCTCCAGGTGGAGGAAGAATTGGAGAGAAAgaggaacagagagagagattggtCCTACATTCATCCCCTACGCAGGGCCAGCTTTTCCCACAGCCAGGAGCTCACACACACCTGCAAAAGTGATTATATCAGTGTTTAA
- the LOC130560709 gene encoding protein FAM161A-like isoform X3 yields MRGINDIGRRKEAERCSSRTHSYKATILQKIQEQQRKQHLSMTPILRTEMLLPSELQALFGEEKDYSCSLTDIVQSTERQVLSNQEYYTKLQGLKREHTRNIAELEKLYLNQLAPGQNERQLVSSREQVELTQVGSKVSAVLLKSGVSNLNLKQSPQNSFEELKKSSCSQQKPFHNQVKDRTWDTSDSLRQNSKITVPKPFHMMLREEERKRRNMKTRSVMALENERLRRELDELKECGKKFRAKPAPVSTYTTFCDFNKRPNKHQNNPTDQGHHGNQRGTQYSAPPIPQKPFSFIEREQKKKEKKLADEINNLTAKEERKIFKARPGPKSLYRSSSPNYQMYKAESLNTIQRQNRRRSTLPPSILEDTLQEGENVDEEYPNEFSIWKWKTKGMLQVEEELERKRNRERDWSYIHPLRRASFSHSQELTHTCKSDYISV; encoded by the exons ATGAGAGGAATTAATGACATTGGCAGAAGAAAGGAAGCAGAGAGATGCAGTTCAAGAACACATTCATATAAAGCTACTATATTACAGAAGATTCAAGAGcagcaaagaaaacaacatcTTAGTATGACCCCAATACTGCGCACTGAGATGCTGCTGCCGAGTGAACTTCAGGCATTGTTTGGAGAGGAAAAGGATTATTCTTGTTCATTGACTGATATTGTTCAAAGCACAGAG AGACAGGTGTTGTCCAACCAGGAATACTACACCAAATTACAAGGACTGAAGAGAGAACACACGCGAAACATCGCTGAGCTGGAGAAACTGTACCTGAACCAGCTCGCACCTGGTCAGAACGAAAGACAGCTCGTGTCCAGCCG TGAACAGGTGGAACTCACGCAGGTTGGCAGCAAGGTGTCAGCGGTCCTTCTGAAGAGTGGTGTATCTAATCTGAATTTAAAG CAGAGTCCACAGAACTCCTTTGAGGAGCTCAAAAAGTCATCCTGCTCTCAACAGAAACCATTTCACAATCAGGTGAAGGACAGGACCTGGGACACTTCAGACAGCCTGAGACAGAATTCCAAAATAACCGTTCCCAAACCGTTTCACATGATGCTACGCGAGGAGGAGCGAAAGCGACGTAACATGAAAACTCGCTCCGTGATGGCGCTAGAAAACGAAAGGCTGAGGAGAGAACTGGATGAGCTGAAAGAATGCGGCAAAAAGTTTCGGGCTAAACCGGCCCCCGTCTCAACTTACACGACTTTCTGTGACTTCAATAAACGCCCAAATAAGCATCAAAACAATCCGACCGATCAGGGTCACCATGGAAACCAGCGAGGCACCCAATACAGTGCCCCTCCCATCCCCCAGAAACCATTTAGCTTTATCGAAagagagcaaaagaaaaaagagaaaaaattaGCGGATGAAATAAACAACCTGACAGccaaagaagagagaaagatattcaaAGCCAGGCCGGGGCCGAAGTCTCTATATAGGTCAAGCTCACCAAACTACCAGATGTACAAGGCAGAAAGTCTGAACACAATACAGCGACAGAATCGTAGACGCTCGACACTGCCCCCTAGCATCCTGGAGGACACGCTGCAGGAAGGAGAGAACGTTGATGAGGAGTATCCCAATGAATTTTCCATCTGGAAATGGAAGACCAAGGGTATGCTCCAGGTGGAGGAAGAATTGGAGAGAAAgaggaacagagagagagattggtCCTACATTCATCCCCTACGCAGGGCCAGCTTTTCCCACAGCCAGGAGCTCACACACACCTGCAAAAGTGATTATATCAGTGTTTAA
- the LOC130560709 gene encoding protein FAM161A-like isoform X2, producing MRGINDIGRRKEAERCSSRTHSYKATILQKIQEQQRKQHLSMTPILRTEMLLPSELQALFGEEKDYSCSLTDIVQSTESCAVSHLQRQVLSNQEYYTKLQGLKREHTRNIAELEKLYLNQLAPGQNERQLVSSREQVELTQVGSKVSAVLLKSGVSNLNLKSPQNSFEELKKSSCSQQKPFHNQVKDRTWDTSDSLRQNSKITVPKPFHMMLREEERKRRNMKTRSVMALENERLRRELDELKECGKKFRAKPAPVSTYTTFCDFNKRPNKHQNNPTDQGHHGNQRGTQYSAPPIPQKPFSFIEREQKKKEKKLADEINNLTAKEERKIFKARPGPKSLYRSSSPNYQMYKAESLNTIQRQNRRRSTLPPSILEDTLQEGENVDEEYPNEFSIWKWKTKGMLQVEEELERKRNRERDWSYIHPLRRASFSHSQELTHTCKSDYISV from the exons ATGAGAGGAATTAATGACATTGGCAGAAGAAAGGAAGCAGAGAGATGCAGTTCAAGAACACATTCATATAAAGCTACTATATTACAGAAGATTCAAGAGcagcaaagaaaacaacatcTTAGTATGACCCCAATACTGCGCACTGAGATGCTGCTGCCGAGTGAACTTCAGGCATTGTTTGGAGAGGAAAAGGATTATTCTTGTTCATTGACTGATATTGTTCAAAGCACAGAG TCATGTGCAGTGTCTCATCTGCAGAGACAGGTGTTGTCCAACCAGGAATACTACACCAAATTACAAGGACTGAAGAGAGAACACACGCGAAACATCGCTGAGCTGGAGAAACTGTACCTGAACCAGCTCGCACCTGGTCAGAACGAAAGACAGCTCGTGTCCAGCCG TGAACAGGTGGAACTCACGCAGGTTGGCAGCAAGGTGTCAGCGGTCCTTCTGAAGAGTGGTGTATCTAATCTGAATTTAAAG AGTCCACAGAACTCCTTTGAGGAGCTCAAAAAGTCATCCTGCTCTCAACAGAAACCATTTCACAATCAGGTGAAGGACAGGACCTGGGACACTTCAGACAGCCTGAGACAGAATTCCAAAATAACCGTTCCCAAACCGTTTCACATGATGCTACGCGAGGAGGAGCGAAAGCGACGTAACATGAAAACTCGCTCCGTGATGGCGCTAGAAAACGAAAGGCTGAGGAGAGAACTGGATGAGCTGAAAGAATGCGGCAAAAAGTTTCGGGCTAAACCGGCCCCCGTCTCAACTTACACGACTTTCTGTGACTTCAATAAACGCCCAAATAAGCATCAAAACAATCCGACCGATCAGGGTCACCATGGAAACCAGCGAGGCACCCAATACAGTGCCCCTCCCATCCCCCAGAAACCATTTAGCTTTATCGAAagagagcaaaagaaaaaagagaaaaaattaGCGGATGAAATAAACAACCTGACAGccaaagaagagagaaagatattcaaAGCCAGGCCGGGGCCGAAGTCTCTATATAGGTCAAGCTCACCAAACTACCAGATGTACAAGGCAGAAAGTCTGAACACAATACAGCGACAGAATCGTAGACGCTCGACACTGCCCCCTAGCATCCTGGAGGACACGCTGCAGGAAGGAGAGAACGTTGATGAGGAGTATCCCAATGAATTTTCCATCTGGAAATGGAAGACCAAGGGTATGCTCCAGGTGGAGGAAGAATTGGAGAGAAAgaggaacagagagagagattggtCCTACATTCATCCCCTACGCAGGGCCAGCTTTTCCCACAGCCAGGAGCTCACACACACCTGCAAAAGTGATTATATCAGTGTTTAA